A part of Amycolatopsis camponoti genomic DNA contains:
- a CDS encoding Rv1733c family protein, whose protein sequence is MRLTRLWHSVLPGRDSVARPSDRVQAGLLLSVILLSLVAAAAAVLLGIGIHGGEAARSREQLATRHAATVILLSDGPASGRTGAPGEPGPARGTWMTRDGQWRTGEVDVPAGTVAGNEVPIWLDATGAPADRPLIPAAAVIDATVVASGLWAGVVFLLVLSYLAVVALLDRFRLARWQREWFVQQPGRTRRDDQSPAGS, encoded by the coding sequence ATGCGGTTGACCCGGCTGTGGCACAGCGTCCTGCCCGGGCGTGACTCGGTGGCCCGTCCGTCGGACCGGGTGCAGGCGGGTCTGCTCCTTTCGGTGATCCTGTTGTCGCTCGTCGCGGCGGCGGCCGCGGTCCTGCTCGGGATCGGCATCCACGGAGGCGAAGCAGCCAGATCCCGCGAACAGCTCGCCACTCGCCACGCCGCGACGGTGATCCTGCTGAGCGACGGTCCCGCGTCCGGCCGCACCGGCGCACCGGGCGAACCCGGTCCGGCGCGAGGGACCTGGATGACGCGAGACGGTCAGTGGAGAACCGGCGAGGTGGACGTCCCCGCCGGGACGGTCGCGGGGAACGAGGTCCCGATCTGGCTCGACGCGACGGGTGCCCCGGCCGATCGCCCCCTCATCCCGGCCGCGGCGGTCATCGACGCGACGGTCGTCGCGTCGGGGCTGTGGGCCGGCGTGGTGTTCCTGCTGGTGCTGTCCTACCTCGCCGTGGTCGCGCTGCTGGACCGGTTCCGCCTCGCCCGGTGGCAGCGGGAATGGTTCGTCCAGCAGCCGGGACGCACGCGCCGGGACGACCAAAGCCCCGCCGGCTCGTGA